In a genomic window of Helianthus annuus cultivar XRQ/B chromosome 10, HanXRQr2.0-SUNRISE, whole genome shotgun sequence:
- the LOC118482962 gene encoding QWRF motif-containing protein 3-like, with protein MDPQATTISLRHGIHLVESAMPMASSFMPTSDETASIFSELAKVAIEERLLLDECFEHIRVISTLEVEERSLRCNLIEMTLYEAQGL; from the exons ATGGATCCTCAAGCAACTACGATTTCACTTAGACACGGAATACATTTGGTGGAATCTGCCATGCCTATGGCATCGTCTTTCATGCCCACG AGTGATGAGACAGCATCAATATTTTCGGAGCTCGCAAAGGTTGCCATAGAAGAGAGATTGTTGCTTGATGAGTGCTTTGAACATATTAGAGTCATTTCGACACTAGAG GTTGAAGAGAGGAGTCTAAGATGTAACCTTATCGAAATGACTTTATATGAAGCTCAAGGTTTATAA